The proteins below come from a single Macadamia integrifolia cultivar HAES 741 unplaced genomic scaffold, SCU_Mint_v3 scaffold3207, whole genome shotgun sequence genomic window:
- the LOC122067904 gene encoding zinc finger protein 10-like, with translation MEQARYWMWAKRKQCLTSSGDSWEEQAFAEDSSGPLGGCIWPPRSYSCSFCRREFRSAQALGGHMNVHRRDRARLKQSPTTPPHTEILHHHHHNQISIPSCTSLGSAASGAQYPPSPQVCNSLYNIPNSNTNTAIVVASSSPSSPSRVSAPSSTHHQGNYSEQTLISPSYSSSSSIILQQHQQQTKGSPFSPPPSWSDSVAVRVLSEEIEEVKKFNTSESGRRVLGDVVGVNWNLVVHPSQSVGSGDGGGGENDDVEEAGAFIRKRRRSDDASSLPFFLFNSSSVDRHHHLQSEVLGLGTNSMEDLDLELRLGDGPKVK, from the coding sequence ATGGAGCAAGCGCGATACTGGATGTGGGCAAAGAGGAAACAGTGTCTGACCTCTTCTGGTGATTCCTGGGAAGAACAAGCCTTTGCAGAAGACTCATCTGGGCCTCTTGGAGGATGTATATGGCCTCCAAGATCTTATTCCTGCAGCTTCTGTAGGAGAGAATTTAGGTCCGCTCAAGCCCTAGGTGGTCACATGAACGTCCACAGAAGGGATAGGGCAAGACTTAAGCAATCTCCCACAACTCCTCCCCACACTGaaattcttcatcatcatcatcataatcagaTTAGTATTCCTTCTTGTACATCTCTCGGTTCCGCTGCCAGTGGTGCACAATACCCACCAAGTCCTCAGGTTTGCAACTCTCTCTACAATATTCCCAACTCTAACACTAACACAGCTATTGTTGTTGCTTCATCATCTCCATCATCACCTTCTAGGGTTTCAGCACCATCCAGTACTCATCATCAAGGGAATTATAGTGAACAGACTTTGATCTCTCCTTcctattcttcctcttcttccattattcttcaacaacatcaacaacaaacAAAAGGATCCCCTTTCTCTCCACCTCCATCTTGGTCGGATTCTGTTGCTGTTAGGGTTCTCTCAGAGGAGattgaagaagtgaagaagttTAATACATCAGAGTCAGGACGCCGGGTTCTGGGGGATGTTGTGGGTGTGAACTGGAATTTAGTTGTCCATCCAAGCCAATCAGTTGGATcaggtgatggtggtggtggtgagaaCGATGATGTGGAGGAGGCGGGGGCTTTTAttagaaagagaaggagaagcgATGATGCATCATCGTTGCCTTTCTTTCTGTTCAATTCAAGCTCAGTTGATAGACATCATCATCTCCAATCGGAGGTGCTTGGACTTGGAACGAACTCCATGGAGGACTTAGATCTTGAGCTGAGGCTTGGTGATGGCCCCAAGGTGAAGTAG